A stretch of Gemmatimonas aurantiaca T-27 DNA encodes these proteins:
- a CDS encoding hydrogenase maturation nickel metallochaperone HypA yields the protein MHELSIAQSIVDVAGAEARRLGASSVRVVYLAIGRLSGIEPGALLFSYELVAADTPLAGSRLVIEDIPIAIHCAPCAAIHELPGVNRFRCPVCDTPSGDIRRGRELDITGLEIDDGASTDFDSIDHDTSALGASQAPEIPA from the coding sequence ATGCACGAACTGTCGATCGCTCAGAGCATCGTCGATGTGGCCGGTGCGGAAGCGCGTCGGCTTGGCGCGTCGTCCGTTCGTGTGGTATACCTTGCGATAGGACGACTCTCCGGTATCGAGCCGGGGGCGCTGCTGTTCTCCTATGAGCTGGTGGCTGCCGACACGCCGCTCGCGGGATCACGGCTGGTGATCGAGGATATTCCGATTGCCATTCATTGCGCACCCTGTGCTGCGATTCACGAGTTGCCGGGAGTCAACCGATTCCGTTGCCCGGTCTGTGATACACCGAGCGGCGATATCCGAAGGGGACGTGAGTTGGACATCACCGGTCTGGAAATCGACGACGGTGCATCGACCGACTTCGATTCCATCGACCACGACACGTCAGCACTGGGTGCATCCCAGGCGCCGGAGATCCCTGCATGA
- a CDS encoding DUF1641 domain-containing protein translates to MGTALPSASSAAQEQLLARLSEEKTIDSLNRLLDRLDLLAFVADALDGFLHRANVVAESVAESVADMKRLAGDDTAAGDVISRIPQLARVGVQLADVSATPGFQRLIDSGLVERLGEEKTIEAVKAVLDRLELAAFTLEAIDGLLRRGDTIATALSADLDELKTASQPDFAKLKELLAALPTLVAAGQTLVRSGMLEPQTVEVLGTIGRSAAESYEEAREARAAEKPIGIFGLLRALRDPDVNRAISFALHASKAYGQKLGR, encoded by the coding sequence ATGGGGACTGCCTTGCCTTCCGCATCCAGCGCTGCCCAGGAGCAGCTACTGGCCCGCCTGTCGGAAGAAAAGACCATCGATTCACTGAACCGCCTGCTCGATCGTCTCGACCTTCTCGCCTTCGTGGCGGACGCGTTGGACGGTTTTCTGCATCGCGCCAACGTCGTGGCGGAAAGCGTCGCGGAGAGTGTGGCCGATATGAAGCGCCTGGCCGGTGACGACACCGCCGCCGGAGACGTGATCAGTCGCATTCCCCAGCTCGCCCGCGTGGGCGTGCAACTCGCCGACGTATCAGCCACACCCGGATTTCAACGACTGATTGATTCGGGATTAGTCGAACGTCTCGGCGAAGAAAAAACGATCGAGGCCGTGAAAGCCGTGCTCGATCGACTCGAACTCGCCGCGTTCACGCTCGAAGCCATCGATGGCCTCCTGCGGCGTGGAGACACCATCGCCACGGCGCTCTCGGCCGATCTCGATGAACTCAAGACCGCGTCACAACCCGATTTTGCCAAGCTCAAGGAGCTCCTCGCGGCGCTCCCGACGCTGGTAGCCGCTGGCCAGACGCTGGTGCGCTCCGGCATGCTCGAACCACAGACCGTCGAAGTCCTTGGCACCATTGGGCGTTCGGCGGCCGAGTCGTACGAGGAAGCTCGGGAAGCCCGGGCTGCGGAAAAGCCTATTGGGATCTTTGGCCTATTGCGCGCCCTGCGTGATCCCGACGTAAATCGGGCGATCAGTTTTGCCCTGCACGCTTCGAAAGCGTACGGGCAAAAACTTGGCCGCTGA
- the hypF gene encoding carbamoyltransferase HypF, whose amino-acid sequence MAFPSAQTNSTTPIATTRVVVRLRGTVQGVGFRPFVHRLAIRLGARGEVRNVGDGVLVELEGEPGVIEQFLAALSREAPRAARIESMEVHAEQPQGVKGFRIAGSRTHDEAMPGNGKVLAFARVAAVPPDLATCSDCWREFHNPADRRYRYPFLNCTQCGPRFTIVIGVPYDRALTTMRRFTMCVACQREYDDPTHRRFHAEPNACADCGPQVAWSVVRRADTDMREPALPVVHATDARNENALRAALTVLRAGGIVAAKGIGGYHLLCDARNADAVARLRLRKDRPHKPLAVLVDTLSTLRTFADVRASAVVSLESPAHPIVLVPTSKGAAQPLAHNVAPGLDSVGVMLPAFPLHALLAADGPLVCTSGNLSDEPIAWRDVDALRRLAVLADGFLTHNREIVLPCDDSVVSIGDDGHEQPVRRSRGYAPYPIPVAASLPASIRASASVLAVGAELKSTAAWLAADQVTLSSHIGDVGSPETLEALTLATGQLEAMHHGRADVIACDLHPEYHSSRWAAERARQSGATLVRVQHHHAHLAALMAEHGLPGSTPILACTFDGTGWGTDGTVWGGEMLLGDCTGFTRVASLTPFPLAGGDAAVRQPLRGALGLLHRHGHDVSDNAIAPMLHHTELTSEARRLMIQQLERGIACVETSSMGRFLDACAVLCGGPAKVSYEGQAAILLEVLARQYPGTRMRAGYNIDVHEGPASSVNRDGVHAPRWLMNPAPMLQALLWDMQAEVSASRSLNRTQDAWADAIAPIAWHVHDAVARVVVDIALRVRRDHGTNHIGLTGGVFQNQLLSTLTARALETDGFEVLQHRRVPCNDGGLALGQALIAAHATQKMSPTSSTSRLTHHLAR is encoded by the coding sequence ATGGCGTTTCCCTCCGCGCAGACCAATTCCACCACACCGATCGCCACGACTCGTGTCGTGGTCCGTCTGCGCGGTACGGTACAGGGCGTCGGGTTCCGTCCTTTTGTGCATCGATTGGCCATTCGACTTGGGGCGCGCGGCGAAGTCCGCAATGTCGGGGACGGCGTTCTGGTGGAGCTCGAGGGTGAGCCGGGCGTGATCGAGCAGTTTCTCGCGGCCCTGTCGCGGGAAGCGCCTCGGGCGGCGCGCATCGAGTCGATGGAAGTCCACGCCGAGCAGCCGCAGGGCGTGAAAGGGTTCCGGATTGCGGGCAGTCGTACGCACGATGAGGCGATGCCAGGCAACGGGAAGGTGTTGGCGTTCGCACGCGTTGCGGCGGTGCCACCGGACCTGGCAACCTGCTCCGACTGCTGGCGGGAGTTCCACAATCCGGCAGATCGACGGTACCGCTATCCGTTTCTCAACTGCACCCAGTGTGGGCCACGATTCACCATCGTCATCGGCGTGCCGTATGATCGGGCGCTTACCACGATGCGGCGCTTCACGATGTGTGTGGCCTGTCAGCGCGAATACGACGACCCGACCCATCGTCGTTTTCATGCGGAACCCAACGCCTGTGCCGACTGCGGTCCGCAGGTCGCATGGTCGGTCGTGCGTCGTGCCGACACGGACATGCGCGAGCCTGCACTCCCAGTCGTTCACGCGACAGATGCGCGTAACGAGAACGCGTTGCGGGCTGCGTTGACGGTACTGCGTGCCGGTGGGATCGTGGCTGCCAAGGGGATCGGCGGATACCACTTGTTGTGCGACGCACGAAATGCCGACGCGGTGGCCCGGTTGCGCCTCCGCAAGGATCGGCCGCACAAACCGTTGGCAGTGTTGGTGGACACCCTCTCCACGCTGCGCACCTTCGCGGACGTGCGTGCATCGGCGGTGGTATCGCTGGAGTCTCCAGCGCATCCCATTGTGCTGGTGCCCACCTCCAAGGGGGCGGCGCAACCGCTGGCACACAATGTGGCGCCCGGACTCGATTCCGTCGGGGTGATGTTGCCGGCGTTTCCGCTGCACGCGTTGCTTGCCGCTGACGGTCCGCTCGTATGCACCAGTGGCAATCTGAGTGATGAGCCCATCGCCTGGCGTGATGTCGATGCGCTACGGCGTCTGGCGGTGCTGGCCGACGGATTTCTCACACACAATCGCGAGATTGTTCTACCCTGTGATGATTCCGTGGTGTCGATCGGTGACGACGGGCATGAACAACCCGTTCGCCGATCGCGGGGCTATGCGCCGTATCCGATCCCCGTCGCGGCCTCGTTGCCGGCATCCATCCGTGCGTCCGCGTCAGTGCTGGCCGTGGGAGCGGAACTCAAGTCCACGGCCGCATGGCTCGCTGCCGATCAGGTGACGCTGTCGAGTCATATCGGTGATGTCGGGAGCCCCGAAACCCTCGAGGCGCTGACGCTGGCCACGGGGCAACTCGAAGCGATGCACCATGGCCGCGCCGACGTGATCGCCTGTGACCTACACCCTGAATACCACTCGTCGCGGTGGGCCGCGGAACGCGCGCGGCAGTCGGGTGCGACGCTGGTGCGGGTGCAGCACCACCATGCCCATCTCGCGGCGTTGATGGCCGAACACGGGCTTCCCGGATCCACGCCGATTCTGGCCTGCACGTTCGACGGGACAGGCTGGGGCACCGACGGCACCGTGTGGGGTGGTGAAATGCTGCTCGGGGATTGCACGGGCTTTACCCGTGTTGCCTCCCTCACGCCATTCCCCCTTGCCGGTGGTGATGCGGCCGTGCGGCAACCGTTGCGTGGTGCGCTGGGGTTGTTGCACCGACACGGTCATGACGTGTCGGACAACGCCATCGCGCCAATGCTGCACCATACGGAGCTGACGTCGGAAGCACGTCGCCTGATGATCCAGCAACTGGAGCGCGGCATCGCCTGTGTGGAGACGTCCAGCATGGGGAGGTTCCTGGATGCCTGCGCCGTCCTGTGCGGCGGTCCGGCGAAGGTGTCCTATGAAGGACAGGCGGCGATTCTGCTGGAAGTGCTCGCTCGCCAGTATCCTGGCACACGCATGCGGGCCGGGTACAACATCGACGTGCACGAGGGACCGGCATCGTCGGTCAATCGCGACGGAGTGCACGCGCCGCGGTGGTTGATGAATCCCGCGCCGATGTTGCAAGCACTGTTGTGGGACATGCAGGCCGAAGTGTCTGCATCAAGGTCGTTGAATCGCACGCAGGACGCGTGGGCGGATGCCATCGCGCCGATTGCCTGGCATGTGCACGACGCGGTGGCCCGTGTGGTGGTCGATATCGCGCTGCGTGTTCGCCGGGACCACGGCACGAACCACATCGGCCTCACCGGTGGGGTCTTTCAGAATCAATTGCTCTCCACGCTCACGGCCCGTGCGCTCGAAACCGATGGCTTCGAGGTGCTCCAGCATCGTCGCGTGCCGTGCAACGACGGTGGCCTGGCACTCGGCCAGGCGTTGATCGCTGCGCACGCGACACAGAAAATGTCACCGACGTCATCGACGTCACGACTCACTCATCACCTGGCACGGTGA
- a CDS encoding high-affinity nickel-transporter protein, translated as MISLLLSAIGVGFLVGFRHAFEPDHLAAVTTLATHDGGLRRAARLGVSWGVGHTLSVGLVALVLIALGVQVPDRFYATAELGVALMLLVLGVGSIVAESRRHRSSQGRPHRLAHDQMAHHHHVAVGSGFKAQLRALGFGVLHGLAGSGAVIVLIIAAAPSARDRTFYLLAFGVGTVAGMSLVSALSGATTSVVGRRHATAVHYLRLGAAMLSVVVGLMLGGGVIREW; from the coding sequence ATGATCTCGCTCCTGCTGTCCGCCATCGGTGTCGGCTTTCTCGTCGGGTTTCGTCATGCTTTCGAGCCGGATCACCTCGCAGCGGTCACCACATTGGCCACACACGATGGTGGGCTGCGGCGCGCCGCACGGCTCGGTGTGTCGTGGGGCGTGGGCCATACCCTGAGCGTGGGATTGGTGGCGTTGGTGCTCATCGCACTCGGTGTGCAGGTGCCCGATCGGTTCTACGCGACGGCGGAACTCGGGGTGGCGCTCATGTTGCTGGTGTTGGGTGTGGGTTCCATCGTCGCCGAGTCGCGCCGACACCGTTCATCGCAGGGGCGGCCGCATCGTCTCGCGCACGATCAGATGGCGCATCACCACCATGTTGCCGTGGGGAGTGGATTCAAGGCGCAGTTGCGGGCGCTGGGTTTTGGCGTGCTGCACGGATTGGCGGGCAGTGGCGCGGTGATCGTGCTCATCATCGCTGCGGCGCCGAGCGCTCGTGACCGCACGTTCTACCTGCTGGCGTTTGGTGTGGGCACCGTGGCAGGGATGTCCCTGGTGTCCGCCCTGTCAGGGGCGACGACCAGTGTGGTGGGTCGGCGTCACGCAACCGCGGTACACTATCTGCGCCTCGGCGCGGCCATGTTGAGTGTCGTGGTGGGACTCATGCTCGGTGGCGGCGTGATCAGGGAGTGGTGA
- a CDS encoding GNAT family N-acetyltransferase, with the protein MPHSPEMLILADRVLARRLERCEAHANAAFVDARASLTPALGATRCDVDGTWAMFDGVGSPLTQTFGLGLFSDVTPTQLEQLETFFTSRGSEVMHEICVMADPGVLPLLGARGYQPIEWSQVLCQTLSGSADTPSAHNRPLVVRRTTLDEADSWADLSAEGWSSESAELVPFIRALGQVNARAADTHCFVAELDGTAVAAGALHLHEGVALLAGASTIPAARGQGAQRALLDARLQFAADAGCDLAMMVAAPGTTSQKNAQRAGFGIVYSRVKWMRSEAITTP; encoded by the coding sequence ATGCCCCATAGCCCAGAGATGCTGATACTTGCCGATCGTGTGCTCGCCCGCCGCCTGGAGCGCTGCGAAGCCCACGCCAACGCGGCCTTCGTCGATGCCCGTGCTTCGCTGACCCCTGCACTCGGCGCCACCCGGTGCGACGTGGACGGCACCTGGGCGATGTTCGACGGGGTCGGCTCGCCGCTCACCCAGACCTTCGGACTCGGACTGTTCTCCGATGTGACGCCAACCCAGCTCGAGCAACTGGAAACATTCTTCACATCACGCGGCAGCGAGGTGATGCACGAGATCTGCGTGATGGCCGATCCCGGTGTGCTCCCGCTGCTTGGCGCACGTGGCTATCAGCCGATCGAATGGTCACAGGTGCTGTGTCAGACGCTCTCCGGCAGTGCCGACACCCCTTCGGCACACAACCGTCCGCTTGTTGTGCGTCGCACAACCCTCGACGAGGCTGATAGCTGGGCAGATCTGTCGGCCGAAGGGTGGAGCAGCGAAAGCGCTGAACTGGTGCCGTTCATCCGCGCATTGGGGCAGGTCAACGCGCGAGCCGCCGACACGCATTGTTTCGTGGCGGAACTCGACGGCACGGCTGTGGCAGCGGGCGCACTCCACCTGCACGAAGGCGTGGCCCTGCTGGCCGGCGCCAGTACGATTCCGGCGGCACGTGGCCAGGGTGCACAGCGGGCACTGCTCGACGCCCGTTTGCAGTTTGCTGCCGACGCCGGTTGTGATCTGGCCATGATGGTAGCCGCGCCGGGCACCACCTCACAGAAAAATGCCCAGCGCGCGGGATTCGGGATCGTCTATTCCCGCGTCAAGTGGATGCGATCGGAAGCGATCACCACTCCCTGA
- a CDS encoding superinfection immunity protein yields the protein MILLRVTQSLDSASRTAASAVEAPAPYSGGGLPKGGIMIVISVALYILPTLLAWKSGHPRFRKIALVNLLLGWTVIGWIAAMVMLYIYTPPPDGEVDVPHIPGQ from the coding sequence ATGATCCTGCTTCGTGTCACTCAAAGCCTCGACAGTGCATCGCGAACGGCGGCGTCTGCCGTCGAGGCGCCAGCGCCGTATTCGGGGGGTGGGTTGCCGAAGGGCGGCATCATGATCGTGATCAGCGTGGCGTTGTACATCCTGCCCACGTTGCTGGCCTGGAAGAGTGGGCACCCGCGCTTTCGCAAAATTGCCCTCGTCAATCTGCTGCTGGGCTGGACCGTGATCGGTTGGATCGCCGCCATGGTCATGCTGTACATCTACACACCTCCCCCCGATGGGGAAGTGGATGTGCCGCACATCCCTGGCCAGTAG